One window from the genome of Methanoculleus sp. 7T encodes:
- a CDS encoding DNA topoisomerase VI subunit B has protein sequence MAIAEDLAKQQRSISVAEFFEKNKHLLGFDSPTRGIITTIKEAVDNALDACEEAEVLPDIFVGVRKVDAEVYRITVEDNGPGIVPENIPFVFGKLLYGSRFHQIRQSRGQQGIGISAAVLYAQLTTGTPALVTSRTGAKEKAHRFELMIKTETNEPEIVSHEEIDWDRTHGTRLEIQFKSTLAAKKRLLDYLRLTAIVNPHARVTADIDGEVTTFERVSDEVPPCPKPILPHPHGIEFGALKRIAAASTGTVEEFLVGSFSRVGMKTANEMIGLAGLKPSRKVKNLNADELKRLLDAMQSVKVPAPPAQQCLSPIGEDLICKGLEKEIQLDFIKARTRPSAVYGGHSFIIEAAIGYGGKIPQEGSAQLFRFANRVPLLYQQGACAITNCVAQVNWKNYGLSQQGLPAGPALIMVHVASTNVPFTSESKDAVASIPEIEREIVLVLQELGRELKAYLSRRERKKQQDDRARAVCSVIPEIAAKVSEIVELPLVDTSPIEGRIMRKVVAKKRTSNGKVRIDVNNYTAGEVTLVLYNLSRDAAEDADPRPDFVDDIGGEYNKVWRCTLGAGAAWQVVYTGAGDGTVDLRGVEDGMKVVVDLDV, from the coding sequence CGCAGCATCAGCGTCGCGGAGTTTTTCGAGAAGAACAAGCACCTGCTCGGTTTCGACTCCCCGACGCGGGGCATCATCACCACCATCAAGGAGGCGGTGGACAACGCGCTCGACGCATGCGAGGAGGCGGAGGTCCTCCCCGACATCTTTGTCGGCGTGAGAAAAGTCGACGCCGAGGTCTACCGGATAACGGTCGAGGATAACGGCCCGGGCATCGTGCCCGAGAACATCCCCTTCGTCTTCGGGAAACTCCTCTACGGGTCCCGGTTCCACCAGATCCGGCAGAGCCGGGGACAGCAGGGTATCGGGATCTCGGCGGCGGTGCTGTATGCGCAGCTCACCACCGGCACCCCGGCGCTGGTCACCTCCCGGACGGGGGCAAAGGAGAAGGCCCACCGGTTCGAGTTGATGATCAAGACCGAGACCAACGAGCCCGAGATCGTCAGCCACGAGGAGATCGACTGGGACCGGACGCACGGGACGCGGCTCGAGATCCAGTTCAAGAGCACCCTTGCCGCAAAGAAGCGATTGCTCGACTACCTCCGCCTCACCGCAATCGTCAACCCGCACGCGCGGGTCACGGCCGATATCGACGGCGAGGTGACGACGTTTGAGCGGGTGAGTGACGAGGTCCCGCCGTGCCCAAAACCCATCCTTCCCCACCCGCACGGGATCGAGTTCGGGGCGCTCAAAAGGATTGCGGCCGCGAGCACCGGGACCGTCGAGGAGTTCCTCGTCGGCAGTTTCTCCCGGGTTGGCATGAAGACCGCAAACGAGATGATCGGGCTTGCCGGGCTCAAACCCTCCCGGAAGGTGAAGAACCTCAACGCCGATGAGTTGAAGCGGCTCCTTGACGCCATGCAGAGTGTGAAGGTCCCGGCCCCGCCGGCGCAGCAGTGCCTCTCCCCGATAGGGGAGGACCTGATCTGCAAGGGGCTTGAGAAGGAGATCCAACTCGACTTCATCAAGGCCCGCACCCGCCCGAGCGCGGTCTACGGCGGGCACTCGTTCATCATCGAGGCGGCGATCGGCTACGGCGGTAAGATCCCTCAGGAGGGGAGCGCCCAACTCTTCAGGTTTGCAAACCGAGTCCCGCTCCTCTATCAGCAGGGTGCGTGTGCGATAACGAACTGTGTTGCGCAGGTGAACTGGAAGAACTACGGCCTCTCGCAGCAGGGGCTTCCCGCGGGCCCGGCGCTGATCATGGTCCACGTGGCATCCACGAACGTCCCCTTCACCAGCGAGAGCAAGGACGCGGTCGCGTCCATCCCGGAGATCGAGCGTGAGATCGTCCTCGTTCTCCAGGAGCTCGGCCGGGAACTGAAAGCCTACCTCTCCCGCCGGGAGCGGAAGAAGCAGCAGGACGACCGCGCCCGGGCGGTATGCTCCGTCATCCCCGAGATCGCAGCCAAGGTGAGCGAGATCGTGGAACTTCCCCTGGTGGACACCTCTCCGATCGAGGGGAGGATCATGCGGAAGGTCGTGGCGAAGAAACGGACGAGCAACGGGAAGGTCCGTATCGACGTGAACAACTATACTGCCGGGGAGGTCACGCTCGTCCTCTATAACCTCTCCCGCGATGCGGCCGAGGATGCGGACCCCCGGCCGGACTTTGTGGACGACATCGGCGGGGAGTACAATAAGGTCTGGCGGTGCACGCTCGGCGCCGGCGCGGCCTGGCAGGTCGTCTACACAGGGGCGGGCGACGGGACGGTCGACCTCCGCGGCGTGGAGGACGGCATGAAAGTGGTGGTGGATCTCGATGTCTAA